The following coding sequences lie in one Glycine soja cultivar W05 chromosome 16, ASM419377v2, whole genome shotgun sequence genomic window:
- the LOC114389662 gene encoding DNA cross-link repair protein SNM1 isoform X2 has protein sequence MTLSTAPSPPPALEEEPLPHDGDDYHGIVSLDDEGFPSQFPESGTASEKSSFAADFYRSGTDWSSLLLSLEDSKQSDLAQDSGKKMKQANLFQIWGFKRNDAIGSVESGPSKSGCCDDGGGSSERKIVKPENRCSIFPDTGKEFENAKSSRKRKGSCGENRVTRSCPFYKKMPGTMFTVDAFRYGCVEGCSAYFLTHFHCDHYGGLSKKWSHGPIYCSPLTGRLVQMCLSVNPLYIHPLEFNEEHVIDGVKVTLLEANHCPGAALIHFNLPNGQRYLHTGDFRACKLMQAYHLLVNQRVNVLYLDTTYCNPKYRFPSKEEVLNYVVKITKNHLKIHPRTLVVVGAYSIGKECVYLAISKALGVKIYANASRRRILQAFGWPDLSDKLCTNGNNTLLHVLPMSSLRTLKDYLKTYKEQFTAILAFRPTGWTFSEKISNDLELIKPVSKGNITIYGVPYSEHSSFSELQDFVQVLRPDKIIPTVNVGNAANREKMQSYFRDWLKG, from the exons ATGACGCTATCCACCGCGCCCTCACCGCCACCGGCATTAGAAGAGGAGCCGTTACCTCACGACGGCGACGATTACCACGGCATCGTTTCACTGGACGACGAGGGTTTCCCGTCGCAATTCCCCGAATCAGGAACGGCGTCGGAAAAGAGCAGTTTCGCCGCGGATTTCTATCGCAGCGGAACCGATTGGTCCTCGCTGTTGTTGTCGCTGGAAGATAGTAAACAGAGCGATTTAGCGCAAGATTCGGGGAAGAAGATGAAGCAGGCCAATCTGTTCCAGATTTGGGGGTTTAAAAGAAACGACGCCATTGGTTCAGTTGAATCTGGTCCCAGTAAAAGTGGTTGTTGTGACGACGGAGGTGGTTCTTCTGAGAGGAAGATTGTGAAACCTGAAAATCGGTGTTCGATTTTTCCCGACACAGGGAAAGAGTTCGAGAACGCGAAATCTTCTCGCAAGAGAAAGGGTTCCTGTGGTGAAAATAGGGTTACACGTTCCTGTCCCTTTTATAAGAAAATGCCAg GGACAATGTTCACTGTTGATGCTTTTCGTTATGGGTGTGTTGAAGGGTGCTCAGCATATTTTCTTACTCATTTCCATTGCGATCACTATGGTGGCCTTAGCAAGAAATGGTCACATGGCCCTATATATTGCTCTCCTCTCACAGGAAGGCTCGTTCAAATGTGTCTCTCGGTAAATCCTTT GTATATCCACCCTTTGGAATTTAATGAGGAACATGTGATTGATGGTGTCAAAGTGACTTTGTTAGAAGCTAATCACTGCCCTGGTGCAGCTTTGATTCACTTTAACCTACCAAATGGCCAACGCTATTTGCACACTGGAGATTTTAGAGCATGTAAACTAATGCAAGCTTACCATCTTCTTGTAAATCAACGTGTGAATGTACTTTATTTGGATACCACATATTGCAACCCAAAATACAG GTTCCCTTCCAAGGAAGAAGTACTCAATTATGTTGTCAAAATCACAAAGAACCACCTCAAAATTCATCCTAGAACTTTAGTGGTTGTTGGGGCATACAGTATTGGCAAAGAATGTGTATATCTTGCAATTTCTAAGGCTCTTGGG GTTAAAATTTATGCAAATGCTTCAAGAAGACGGATTTTGCAAGCTTTTGGTTGGCCTGACCTTTCAGATAAACTCTGTACAAACGGAAACAACACACTTCTCCATGTTCTGCCGATGTCATCTTTAAGA ACCTTAAAGGATTACTTGAAGACCTACAAGGAGCAATTCACAGCAATTTTGGCATTTCGTCCTACAG GTTGGACTTTCAGTGAGAAGATAAGCAACGATCTGGAACTAATTAAACCTGTTTCTAAAGGAAATATTACGATATATG gGGTTCCCTATAGTGAGCACTCCAGCTTCTCAGAACTGCAAGATTTTGTTCAG GTTTTGAGGCCTGACAAGATAATTCCAACTGTGAATGTTGGAAATGCTGCTAATCGAGAAAAGATGCAATCCTACTTTCGAGATTGGTTGAAGGGCTAA
- the LOC114389662 gene encoding DNA cross-link repair protein SNM1 isoform X1 gives MTLSTAPSPPPALEEEPLPHDGDDYHGIVSLDDEGFPSQFPESGTASEKSSFAADFYRSGTDWSSLLLSLEDSKQSDLAQDSGKKMKQANLFQIWGFKRNDAIGSVESGPSKSGCCDDGGGSSERKIVKPENRCSIFPDTGKEFENAKSSRKRKGSCGENRVTRSCPFYKKMPGTMFTVDAFRYGCVEGCSAYFLTHFHCDHYGGLSKKWSHGPIYCSPLTGRLVQMCLSVNPLYIHPLEFNEEHVIDGVKVTLLEANHCPGAALIHFNLPNGQRYLHTGDFRACKLMQAYHLLVNQRVNVLYLDTTYCNPKYRFPSKEEVLNYVVKITKNHLKIHPRTLVVVGAYSIGKECVYLAISKALGVKIYANASRRRILQAFGWPDLSDKLCTNGNNTLLHVLPMSSLRVETLKDYLKTYKEQFTAILAFRPTGWTFSEKISNDLELIKPVSKGNITIYGVPYSEHSSFSELQDFVQVLRPDKIIPTVNVGNAANREKMQSYFRDWLKG, from the exons ATGACGCTATCCACCGCGCCCTCACCGCCACCGGCATTAGAAGAGGAGCCGTTACCTCACGACGGCGACGATTACCACGGCATCGTTTCACTGGACGACGAGGGTTTCCCGTCGCAATTCCCCGAATCAGGAACGGCGTCGGAAAAGAGCAGTTTCGCCGCGGATTTCTATCGCAGCGGAACCGATTGGTCCTCGCTGTTGTTGTCGCTGGAAGATAGTAAACAGAGCGATTTAGCGCAAGATTCGGGGAAGAAGATGAAGCAGGCCAATCTGTTCCAGATTTGGGGGTTTAAAAGAAACGACGCCATTGGTTCAGTTGAATCTGGTCCCAGTAAAAGTGGTTGTTGTGACGACGGAGGTGGTTCTTCTGAGAGGAAGATTGTGAAACCTGAAAATCGGTGTTCGATTTTTCCCGACACAGGGAAAGAGTTCGAGAACGCGAAATCTTCTCGCAAGAGAAAGGGTTCCTGTGGTGAAAATAGGGTTACACGTTCCTGTCCCTTTTATAAGAAAATGCCAg GGACAATGTTCACTGTTGATGCTTTTCGTTATGGGTGTGTTGAAGGGTGCTCAGCATATTTTCTTACTCATTTCCATTGCGATCACTATGGTGGCCTTAGCAAGAAATGGTCACATGGCCCTATATATTGCTCTCCTCTCACAGGAAGGCTCGTTCAAATGTGTCTCTCGGTAAATCCTTT GTATATCCACCCTTTGGAATTTAATGAGGAACATGTGATTGATGGTGTCAAAGTGACTTTGTTAGAAGCTAATCACTGCCCTGGTGCAGCTTTGATTCACTTTAACCTACCAAATGGCCAACGCTATTTGCACACTGGAGATTTTAGAGCATGTAAACTAATGCAAGCTTACCATCTTCTTGTAAATCAACGTGTGAATGTACTTTATTTGGATACCACATATTGCAACCCAAAATACAG GTTCCCTTCCAAGGAAGAAGTACTCAATTATGTTGTCAAAATCACAAAGAACCACCTCAAAATTCATCCTAGAACTTTAGTGGTTGTTGGGGCATACAGTATTGGCAAAGAATGTGTATATCTTGCAATTTCTAAGGCTCTTGGG GTTAAAATTTATGCAAATGCTTCAAGAAGACGGATTTTGCAAGCTTTTGGTTGGCCTGACCTTTCAGATAAACTCTGTACAAACGGAAACAACACACTTCTCCATGTTCTGCCGATGTCATCTTTAAGAGTTGAG ACCTTAAAGGATTACTTGAAGACCTACAAGGAGCAATTCACAGCAATTTTGGCATTTCGTCCTACAG GTTGGACTTTCAGTGAGAAGATAAGCAACGATCTGGAACTAATTAAACCTGTTTCTAAAGGAAATATTACGATATATG gGGTTCCCTATAGTGAGCACTCCAGCTTCTCAGAACTGCAAGATTTTGTTCAG GTTTTGAGGCCTGACAAGATAATTCCAACTGTGAATGTTGGAAATGCTGCTAATCGAGAAAAGATGCAATCCTACTTTCGAGATTGGTTGAAGGGCTAA
- the LOC114389393 gene encoding uncharacterized protein LOC114389393 has translation MGSLVYQVISSAALFTLGIYHLITTTRNYLKSPLSYAAKPFHPFPYPRRLPLYLVITSLLLAMAHHLLISADADPLVRGATAVHRITSLQSAASLFLFLLLALALLLADASPALLPLPPDLSFALASALFLLHASLASARASLQTSAIEAKCLSVSASLSHLSALLCLLLAALPRLFPADVALSAAFCLRGLWALQSGLSLYADAFIPEGCHRLLDVTSGVEGSTQCDLDESKLRAVAILDLAFLIHTIFVVLIVLLTYALVCRSVGGRRLGSYEALPTAASPTDANHSHIQMKAFTGTQA, from the coding sequence ATGGGGAGTTTAGTGTACCAAGTGATTTCCTCCGCAGCACTTTTCACGCTTGGCATCTACCACCTCATAACCACCACGCGCAACTACCTCAAATCGCCCCTCTCCTACGCCGCCAAACCCTTCCACCCCTTCCCCTACCCCCGCCGCCTCCCTCTTTACTTAGTCATAACATCTCTCCTCCTCGCCATGGCCCACCACCTCCTCATCTCCGCCGACGCTGATCCCTTAGTCCGTGGCGCCACCGCCGTCCACCGCATCACCTCCCTCCAATCCGCCGCCTCGCTCTTTTTATTCCTCCTCCTCGCCCTCGCCCTCCTCTTGGCCGACGCCTCCCCCGCCCTCCTCCCTCTCCCCCCCGACCTCTCCTTCGCCCTCGCCTCCGCCCTCTTCCTCCTCCACGCCTCCCTCGCCTCCGCCCGCGCCTCGCTCCAAACCTCCGCCATCGAGGCCAAATGCCTCTCCGTCTCCGCCTCGCTCTCCCACCTCTCCGCCCTCCTCTGCCTCCTCCTCGCCGCGCTCCCCCGGTTGTTCCCCGCGGACGTCGCGCTCTCCGCCGCCTTCTGCCTCCGCGGGCTCTGGGCCCTCCAGAGCGGGCTCTCCCTCTACGCCGACGCCTTCATCCCCGAGGGCTGCCACCGCCTCCTCGACGTCACCAGCGGCGTCGAAGGTTCCACACAGTGCGATCTCGATGAGTCCAAGCTCCGCGCCGTCGCGATCCTTGATCTGGCGTTCTTGATCCACACCATCTTCGTCGTCCTAATCGTTCTCCTTACTTATGCTCTCGTCTGCAGGAGTGTCGGTGGCAGGAGGCTCGGATCCTATGAGGCGCTCCCCACCGCGGCTTCCCCTACGGACGCTAATCACAGCCATATTCAGATGAAGGCCTTTACTGGCACCCAGgcttga
- the LOC114389394 gene encoding syntaxin-22-like has translation MSFQDIQGGPNPPSRRNQSPSQAVAAGIFQINTAVATFRRLVDGVGTVKDTPEHRQKLHNTRQRILLLVKDSSAKLKSLTESDRDANANASKKIEDAKLARDFQTTLQEFQKVQQLASERESAYTPAAPSSLPTSSGSGEESVGIDVESQPFIREHKRQEILLLDNEISFNEAMIEEREQGIREVEEQIGQANEIFKDLAVLVHDQGVVIDDIHSNIDASAGATTQARVQLAKASKSVKSKTSWCWWLLAIFVVVLVILLVVLIF, from the exons ATGAGTTTTCAAGACATCCAAGGTGGGCCCAACCCTCCCTCTCGCCGGAACCAGTCCCCGTCGCAGGCCGTTGCCGCCGGAATTTTCCAGATCAACACCGCCGTCGCTACTTTCCGGCGACTCGTCGATGGCGTTGGAACCGTTAAAGACACTCCCGAACACCGTCAGAAACT GCACAATACGAGGCAGAGAATATTGCTGCTGGTGAAAGATAGTTCTGCTAAGCTCAAATCCTTGACTGAATCTGATCGTGATGCTAATGCCAAT GCTAGTAAGAAAATTGAGGATGCTAAGCTTGCAAGAGATTTCCAAACCACATTGCAAGAGTTCCAGAAAGTACAACAGCTTGCCTCTGAGCGCGAATCAGCTTATACCCCTGCTGCCCCTTCTTCTTTACCAACAAG CTCTGGCTCTGGTGAAGAATCGGTTGGGATAGACGTGGAAAGCCAACCTTTTATCAGAGAGCATAAGAG GCAAGAGATACTTCTGTTGGACAATGAAATATCCTTCAATGAGGCCATGATTGAAGAAAGAGAACAGGGAATTAGAGAGGTAGAAGAGCAAATTGGACAAGCAAATGAAATATTCAAGGACCTAGCTGTTCTGGTTCATGATCAGGGTGTTGTTATTG ATGACATTCATTCAAATATTGATGCTTCTGCTGGTGCAACAACCCAAGCTAGGGTCCAGCTAGCTAAGGCTTCCAAAAGTGTGAAATCCAAAACCTCATGG TGTTGGTGGTTGCTTGCAATTTTTGTGGTCGTGCTTGTCATCTTACTTGTTGTACTCATTTTTTAG